Within Dysgonomonas sp. HDW5A, the genomic segment ATGTCCTGACGGCTTTCTTCAGCGGCAGCCTTAGCTACTTCGGGACGGTTACCTGCTCCAAGACCTTCGGTTGTACGTCGTCCGAGTTGAACACGGGTTTCGACCGGAGATTCGTGTAATGCCTGGTTATCTGTATTACAGAGAGCAAATGAGACGTCATGTATTCCCTCATTATACATATGATTCACGGCATTTCCTCCACCACCACCTACTCCTATCACTTTGATAATAGTTTGTGTTTTGCGCGGAAATTGAAATTCTAATATCTCGTCATTCATATAGCGTATCTTCTTTATTTTTCATGTTTGAGGTCACAGACCTTCTTATTGCTTTGGTAGATAAATAACTAAGGTCTCAGACCTTTTTATTGCTTTGGCTGGGCATCACAACTAGAGACCGTTATATTGATAAAATATCGCATTAAATAGTTAACGCTACTTAATCTTCATCTTTAAACATAGTTCCTCCCAAGTTCTGAATTTTCCCGAAGAAATCAAAAAGCCCCGGAGATTTTTTATCCTTCACCTTTTTTGTTTTTTTAGGTCTTTCTTCGTATTCAGGTTCCTCTTCTTCGTATTCGTCTTCATCATTGTCAACAACAGGTTGTTCATGATGTGCTGAAGCATTTTGGTTTCTTTCTGCAGACTCCGAATAAGTTCCACTTTGTGCATCTAGGGGACGAGGACGATTGATATAGTCAACTTTAGGAGCCTCTACTTTCTCGCAATTTTCATTTGCAAAAAGCAATAGTCCCAAGCACTGTGCATAAGCCGGATTCTGTAATAAATCGGCTGCATTATTTATATATAAACGTTTGGCTGCTCCTTTTTTTACTGGCATCTGTACTTTTTCTTCCAGAAACTCCGGCAAACCGGTCAATTGAGAAGCACCACCTATTATTATTATTCCCGCATCTAGTTTACCTGCATAACCCGATTCTTTAATCTGATTAAGAATGTTTAAAATAATCTCTTCCTGACGAAGTTGAATTACTTTATTCAATTCCTTCACATCAACCTCAGAGTTAGAAGAAGTATTTTGTTTATTTTTATCCTTACCGACTCTACCATATTTTATTTTATATGCTTCGGCTGCTGTATCTATAAATCCAAGTTCTTTTACATCTTTTGATACAGTACGTCCTCCAAATGGAATAACTGCCATATATCGCAGAAGTCCTTCCTTGTATATAGACAGTGTAGTTGTGCCTGCTCCAAAATCAATAAGGGCACAACCTGCCTGCTTATCGGTTTCATCAAGAACAATTGCTCCTGCAGCAACCGGTCCGACAATAAAGCCTGCAATATCTAACTGATTTTTATCGGTTATACATTTTATCAGGTTACTCTTAATATTGGGACGACCGACTATAAGACGGTAACGACCTTCTACCAAAGTAGCATTTTTCCCTATAGGGTCTTCTTCGGGATGCCCGTCCAGAAATATTTCGGGTGCAACAACACTATAATTTGTCAAAAAATCAGGTTTATTCTGGCGAGCTTGTTGTTCCATCTGGTCTATTACCGCAAACGAAACCTCCGACTCATCAATCAGATCCTTTGTTAAAGTATATTCTATTGCCCGCAGAGATTTCCCGGCAACCGACACGTATATTTTTCCTATTTTACGACCCGACTTGTTTTCCAACAAGTTTACTAACTTCTTTATTTTTCCTGCCGCTTCATCTATATTGTAAACCACTCCATGCTTTACACAATTATCAGATGGGATAGATTCTGATGCGAGAATAGATATTACTCCCTGCTCATTTTTCCGTCCTAACAATCCTACAATTTTCGAAGTCCCTAAGTCGATACCGACAATAAAACCTGATTGTTCCATATCTTCTTTCCTATATTAAGGTCTTAGACCTATTATAATGTTCTGGCAAGTATAACACTCCTAGTCTATTATGACTTTAAACAGATCATTAAATACTTTTATTTACCTATATAAATACTAAACGCTCTTTTCTAAGATTTATTTAATATTAAACTTTTATATTCAACGCTTTGTACCTACGACTTGTTTGTCGTATTTCAAATTTATTTTTGTATATCTATTCCATCCTGTAGCAGGCAAGGCCTGAGTATAGAATTTTTTGAGACGATCAAGCTTTGACTCAACGTTGTCTAACTTTCCCATAAGTACCTCCTGATTACCAATACGGGTTATTAAAGTTACTTCATCTTTGGGCTGAACAACAATCTGTTCGATCTGAGCATTCCAAAATTCATCTTTACACAAAAATAGTGCAAATTTATATAAATCAGTCTTTGCAAGCTCATCTTTTATTTCACCCGTAGCAATTGGCAGGTATGCTGTATTATGGCTCGAGAGTGGCATCTTCTCACCATCTTTATCAATATAGTAACTTTCGCCTGCTGAAGGAATTACCCTAAGAATGGGGATTCGCTCGATAATTACAGCTCTTATTCCTCCTCCACTGGTAATAAAAACCTCTGCCGATTTAATCAGTTTATTGGCCAATAAGGCCTCTTGTATAGCTAGAGTGTTAACTTCTTTTAGTTGTTTTCCATAAGGATTTAAGCCTTTCGCATCTATATCTTTTTCCAGATCAGCTATTTCTATAAATCGATCCGTATCTTCATTGTTTACTACAATCTCAAATTGATTACATATCTTATCCTGTGGCTTTCTCTCAAAAAAGAAAGCCGCAAAAATCAGGTATCCACCTAATAAACATAATCCGATAATAACTAATATTTTCTTTACCATTCAGTATCTTAAATCTTCTAGTATAAGCGAGCTTCTAAAATATCTTTTATAGCCGGCAACAATCTGTCAATATCTCCGGCTCCTATTGTTAATAGCACCTCAATATCTTCTTTTTGCTGTAGCAAATCTAATAATTCTTCTTTCTTACAAAGAGTTTTTTTACAAGTAACTTTCTCGAAAATTATTTCGGAGGTTACTCCTTCAATCGGTTTTTCGCGAGCCGGATAAATATCCAACAAAATTAATTCATCTAATAAGGATAAACTTCTAGCAAACTGATCTACAAAATCTCTGGTTCTTGAGTATAAATGAGGTTGAAAAATCCCCAATACTTTTTTGTCTGGATATAATTCTTTTACAGAAGATATGCTTGCCGACAGCTCATCGGGATGATGTGCATAATCATCAATCATCACCAGATTTTCGGTTTTCAAAAGAAAATCGAAACGGCGTTTTGCCCCTTGAAAGGTAGCCATTGCACGGCGTAACTCTTCATCTGTAGCTCCATTTAACCAGGCTAGAGCCATAGAGCCTATACCATTTTCGACATTAATACGAACCGGAACTCCTAATTCGATATTTCGAATTGTCGTTTTAGGTGTCACAAAATCAAAGCGAATGGTACCATCTCCTACTTTGACATTTTCGGCATGAAAGTCTCCTCTATCAATAGAGTAAGTGTATAGCCTAACACCTTCAGCTAATTGAGGTGAAAGGTTTATATTGTGCTTCATTACCAAAGCTCCTCCGGGTTGGATTAAGCTGGTAAATTTTTCGAAACTTTTCAAATATTCGGCTTCCGTTCCATATATATCCAAATGATCTGGATCTACAGAAGTTATCAGAGCCATATAGGGATGCAACCAATGGAAAGATCGGTCATATTCATCGGCTTCTACTACTGTTAACTCACTTGTATCGGACAGCATCAAATTACTGCTGTAATTCTTTAGAATTCCTCCTAAAAAAGCATTGCAATCGAGATGAGAACCTTTCAGAATATGAGCAAGCATACTCGATGTAGTCGTTTTACCATGAGTACCTGCACAACACAAGGCTTTACTGCTTTTAGTTATCAGCCCCAGTACCTCTGCCCGTTTTTTAAGATCGAAATTATTCTTTTGAAAATATTGTAGTTCATCACTTTCGGCAGGTAAAGCAGGAGTATATACAACTAACGTTGAGTCTTTAGCTGTAAAATCAGCAGGAATATTATTTACATTATCATCATAATGGATACTTGCTCCTTCTTCGACTAAAGTCTGTGTCAGCAAAGTTTCCGTTCTATCGTATCCGGCAACCTTTTTTCCTTTAGAAAGAAAGTAACGAGCGAGATTACTCATACCGATACCACCTATGCCTAAAAAGTATACTGACTTTATATTTTCCATAATTTTCCTATTGTTTGCCTTTGTTTACCAGTTTTTCTATCTCATCTACAATGTGCTCCGAAGCATTGGGGCGTGCCATTGTTTTTATATTCTTTGCCAACATGGCAAGGATATTATCATCTTTAACAATTTGCAATGCAGTTTTCAAAAGTTCATTTGGAGCATCTGCATCTTTTACCATTATTGCTGCATTCTTCTCTACAAGAGCCATCGCATTTTTAGTCTGATGATCTTCTGCAACATTAGGCGAAGGTATCAAGACTGTTGGTTTTCCTAATATGCTGAGTTCAGAAATAGAACTGGCACCCGCTCTCGAGACAACCATATCGGCAGCTCGATACGCAAGATCCATCCTATTAATAAAATCATGCAAATAAATATCTTTAGCCTGAGGTTTATTTGACAATTCGATAGTTAGATCGTATTGATAACGCTCGCCACACTGCCAAAGAATCTGTACTGCTGAGTCATCTAAAAGAGACAGATTCCTCATTATACTCTGATTCAAAGTACGTGCACCTAAACTACCTCCAAGAACAAGAATCGTTCTTTTCATAGGATCAAGCTTGAAGTAACGATACGCTTCTTCTTTTGATACCTCAGAAAGTAGATCCTGACGACAAGGGTTACCTGTTAACACAATCTTCTCCTTAGGGAAGAATGCTTCCATTCCTTCGTATGCGACACAAATTTTAGATGCTTTTTTCGCCAATAATTTATTGGTTACTCCGGCATACGAATTTTGCTCCTGAATAAGTGTCGGTACACCTTTTCTGGCTGCCACTTTTAATAAGGGACCACTAGCGTATCCACCTACACCAATCGCAATATCGGGATTAAATTTCTTTACTACACTATTTGCCTTAAAAAGGCTCGTAATCAATTTCTTTACTACTGAAATATTTTTGAATAAGTCTTTCCTGTTGAAACCTGCTACAGGAAGACCTACAATTTCGTATCCGGCTTTCGGTACACGGGTCATTTCCATTCTATCTTCTGCTCCAACAAAAAGAATAGCTGCATCGGGATAACGCAATTTTATAGCATTTGCTATAGATATGGCTGGAAAAATATGTCCTCCCGTACCTCCCCCACTTATAATTACCCTCATTTGTCGTTCCATAGATGCCCCCTTTTACTCGTATTCTACATTTGCAATATCTTCATCTACATCTTCATGCTGATCTTCTTTGGCATTAGAACATGCTAGTATTATCCCAAAGTAAATACATGTAATGATAGTAGATGTTCCTCCTCGGCTAATAAGCGGCAAAGGTTGCCCCGTAACCGGAATAAGATTTACCGCAACAGCCATATTGGCTAATGCTTGTACTGTTATGATCAATCCCGCCCCCAAAAGGAGGTAACGGGGAAATAATTTCTCACATTTAGATGCTAAAACACCTGCACGAATCATCAGTGCTACATACAAAAGTAGTGTAAACAGGCCACCCAACAATCCCATCTCCTCAAGAATTATGGCAAAAATGAAATCCGAATAGGCCTGAGGTAGAAAATCACGTTCATTTCCACTACCCGGAAGACCTATTATCTCTCCATTAGCTATTGCAATTTTTGCATGTGATACCTGATAATTATCATCTGTTATCTTATATTCTCCGGGAGAATTAATATTACTTTCATCCTCTTGCTCTGCAGAGTGTCTGTCGATACGGGCTTGCCATGTTGCAAAACGATCGGGCAGATAATCTTTCACCGTTGATTTAGGTATAAGGGTTAGAGAGCCTATTAACAGAACTAAAGCCCCAATTCCAAATAAGGCTATCATTCCCAACTTCTTAAAGCTAACCTGTCCAATAAACATCATTAGATAGCATACGCCAAACAATAGACAGGCGGTAGATAAGTTTTCGGTAATAATAAGGGCACAGGTTATTAATATGCCACCCATTAATATTTTAAATAGAAACGACTCATTCTCAGGTTTCAGTTTACTCAGAAAAAAAGCGACAAAACCCACCAAAGCCAACTTGGCAAACTCCGATGGCTGAATGGTAAATGCTCCAACACCTAACCATCGTTGTGCTCCATTCACATCCGTACCCATAAACATCGTCATTACCAGTAGCACCCACGAAACGGGCAGTAATAACAACAATGCTGCAAAATATCTTGTTGCCACTCTCTGAAGAAACATTACCGCACCAAAACCGATCAAAAGAAATACGGCATGACGCAAGATAGGTCCCCAGTGATTGTGCTGGCGATAAACAATAGTACTGGATGCACTAAATACTTCCAGCAACGATATAATGCATAATGCTATAAATATGCACCAGATTGTTTTATCCCCTTTAAATATCCTATCAAAGACGCTCATAAATTTATAGTTACAAGTTACAAGCTTAGTATACTCATTAACTCCTTTTTTGCTTTTCTAAAGTTTTCTGACCCAATATTTAAATTGGTCTCCCCTATCTTCGTAATTTTTAAACAAATCGAAACTTGCGCAACAAGGCGACAAAAGAACCGAATCTCCTTCAGTTGCCAATGCATAGGCTTTGTTCACAGCCTCTTCCATAGAACCGGCATCAACAATTGTTTCGATTTTTCCATCAAAAAATCTATGCAATTTAGAATTGTCTACTCCTAAGAAAACCAAAGCATGTACTTTTGTTTTCACAAGCTCCTCTATTTCTCGGTAGTCATTTCCTTTGTCTTTTCCTCCTAAAATAAGGACAACCTTTGTTTTCATGCTCTTTAAAGCATACCAACAAGAGTTTACATTAGTTGCTTTAGAATCGTTTATAAATTGAATCCCTTTTACAGAAGCAACTTTCTCTAAACGATGCACAACTCCTTTAAAATCACTCAACGATTGTCTTATCTTTTCATCTTTAATATCCAGCAACTTAGCTGCAATAGCCGAAGCCAACGAATTATATAAGTTGTGAGTACCCGTTAAAGCCAATAAATCTTGCTCCATGGTGAATACTGATTTTGATGTATTAATTACTATCTGATCATTATCTGCATAAGCCGACACACCGTCCGCCTTATGCTCCGAGAATGTAAACAACCTTGCTTTGGGTTGCTTCTTGCTCACTTCTTTACTTACCACAGGGTCTTCCGCCCAGTAAATAAAAGCATCTTCTGCTGTTTGATTTTGAGTAATACGCATCTTTGCGTCTACATATTTCTGAAAATCGTGATCGTACCGATCCAGATGGTCGGGTGTTATATTGAGTAATATAGCAATGTCCGCTTTAAAGTCGTACATATTGTCTAACTGAAAACTACTCAGCTCCAATACATAATAATCGAAACTATTTTCGGCAACCTGTCTTGCAAAGCTTTTCCCAATATTACCTCCTAATCCGACATTTAAACCTGCCGATTTAAGTATGTAATAGAGTAAGCTTGTAGTAGTGGTTTTTCCATTGCTTCCTGTTATACATATTTTTTTTGCATTGGTATATCTGCCTGCAAATTCAATTTCCGAAATGATCGATATTCCCTTCTGCTTTGCTTCCTGAATCAAAGGAACTTCATCAGGGATACCCGGACTTTTAATTATTTCGTCGGCGGAAAGTATATTCTCTTTGGTATGTCCTTTTTCTTCAAAAGGGATATTCTTATCGACTAATTCAGCCTTGTATTTATCTTGCAAAGCTCCATTATCAGATAAAAAAACCTCAAATCCTTTCGCTTGAGCAAGTATAGCCGAGCCGACTCCGCTTTCGCCACCTCCGAGTATTACTATCTTTTTCATTTCATCTAAAATCTTTATTCTTTAAATATCCAACGAACGTAATTCTTCTTTATGAATTATCGCATTTTCAATGTCGCTAAAGTTACAGCAGCCAAAATAATTCCTATGATCCAAAAACGAACCACAATTTTTGATTCCGGAACGGGATTAAATGGTTTCTGTATTAGTGCCTGTATTCCCGAATTACCTGCTTTTTGGAAATGGTGATGCAAAGGTGTCATTTTGAATATACGACGACCTTCACCGTATTTCTTCTTAGTAAATTTAAAGTAAAATACCTGCATCATTACCGACAAACTTTCAACAAAGAAAACACCGCACAATATAGGCAATAGTAACTCCTTATGAATAATAACAGCAAAAACTCCAATGATTCCACCTAGCGTTAAACTTCCTGTATCACCCATGAACACTTGGGCTGGAAAAGAGTTATACCAAAGAAAACCGATTGTTGCCCCCACAAAAGCGGCAGCATATACCACCAACTCTTCGCTACCGGGGATAAACATTATATTCAGATACGAAGCAAATTCCACATGACCCGATACATATGCCAGAATACCCAGTGTAACACCTATAATGGCAGAACTACCGGCAGCCAAACCATCCAATCCATCTGTCAAATTAGCTCCATTAGATACCGCTGTTACAATAAATATAACGATAAATACAAATAATATCCATGCGGCAGGAGTTGTATATTCTCCAAGAAAGGATACGAATGATTCGTAATCCAGATTGTTATTCTTTAAGAAAGGGATTGTTGTTTGAGTAGATTTCACTCCCTCTACGGTATATGTAACTCTCTCAATTACATTATCCTGATTTCGTATTTCAGTATTTTCACGGACAATTACGGTTGGACTTAGATACAGCGTTAATCCTACAATTAAACCCAATCCAACTTGTGCTATGATTTTAAATTTACCTTGTAATCCGTCTTTATCCTTCCTGAAAACTTTGATATAATCATCTAAAAAGCCAAGTGTTCCTAGCCATAAAGTGGTTATCAGCATTAATATAATGTAAACATTCTCGAGACGTGCCAACAATATAACCGGTACTATAATTGCTATGATTATTATAATACCTCCCATGGTTGGAGTACCCTTTTTGCTTAACTGTCCCTCAAGTCCGAGATTCCGCACAGTCTCTCCAATTTGCAGAACTTGCAATTTATCAATAATCCGACGACCTATAACGGTGGATATACCTAAAGAAAGTATAATAGTTATTACGGCTCTAAAGGATACATATCTAAACATCCCCGCACCGGGAAAGTCTAAGGAATCCAAATAATTAAAAAGATAGTATAGCATTATATAATATATTTTTATCGACTTTATCTGGTCGTTTATTAATTCTTAATCTTTACTTATAATCCAAGTAAGTTTTTGACAATCTCTCTATCATCAAAGTGATGTTTCACACCTTTTACATCTTGATAATCTTCGTGTCCTTTGCCCGCAATCAATATCACATCACCCGACTTTGCAAAAGTGCAAGCCGTTTTTATAGCCTGCTCACGATCTACAATGCACAAGGCTTTTTTCATTTGTACAGGGTCTAGTCCCGCCACCATATCATCTACTATTGACTGAGGTTCTTCGAATCGTGGGTTATCAGAAGTCAGAATCACCTGATCGCTTAATGATACAGCTTCACGAGCCATTATCGGGCGTTTTGTCTTATCACGGTTACCACCGCAACCAACCACTGTTATTACGCGACCTCCTCCCTCGAGCACATCATGTATAGCATTCAAAACATTTGTTAAAGCATCGGGCGTATGAGCATAATCTACGATAGCCGTAAATCCGTCTTTGGAGCGAATTGTTTCGAAGCGACCGGCAACCGATCTTAATGTGCTTAATACAATCAATACCTTTTCAATATCCTGACCCAGTAAAACTGAAGCACCGCATACTGCCAGAAGATTATACACATTAAAGACTCCGACAAACTGAACTTCGAGTTCTTTTCCATTTATTTCGATTGCAGTACCGTCAAAATGTTTTTCGAGAATACGAGCTTTGAAATCCGCTAAAGTTCTCAAAGAGTATGTATATTTTTTAGCTTTGGTATTCTGCAACATCACCAAGCCATTTTTATCATCTACATTTGTTAAAGCAAAGGCAGAAGAAGGCAGATTATCAAAAAATGCTTTTTTAGCTTTCAGATATTCCTGCATGGTATGATGATAATCCAAATGGTCTTGAGTCAGATTCGTAAATATTCCTCCTTTAAATTCCAGACCACTTATTCTTTTCTGATGAATAGCATGTGAACTAACTTCCATAAAGGCATACTCGCAACCTGCTTCAACCATCTTCGCTAAAAACTCATTCAACGAAATTGGATCAGGAGTTGTATGGGTTGCCGGATATTGATCTTCGTTCACATAATTACATACCGTAGAAAGTAATCCTGCACCATATCCTAATTTACGAAAAACATTATACAAAAGAGTAGCTGTAGTGGTTTTGCCATTTGTTCCGGTAACTCCTACCAGATTCAATTTCTGCGAAGGGTTACCATACCATGCTGAAGCTATTTTCCCGATAGCATCTGCCGCATCTTTTACTTTTATATAAGTAACCGACGAGTCAGATGTATCTATGTTTTCTTCAAAAACAATAACTTTTGCCCCCGATTCTATTGCTTTACCAATAAATTCGTGACCATCCACCTGCACACCTTTTAGTGCTATAAACGCATAACCTGAGGTTACTTTGCGTGAATCGGAAGTAATACCTGTTACATCTATATCTTTATGCCCAAGTATTTCTACTATATCTTCCGATAGTATATTTGATATCAATGCCTGCAATTCCATACTCTTTTTTTATTAAGTATCTTCTACTATATTTATTCCTTTATTTCAGACTTAATGTAACTTGTGAACCTTTAATCACCCTGCTTCCTGCCGGAATAGACTGAGAGGTTACCGAACCATACCCTTGCAAAGAGACACGAAGACCTGCTTTTTCCAATAAAAACAACGCGTCTTTGGCTCCCATTCCACGTACATCGGGTACTAATCCGTTTTGAACTACATTTTTACTTAACTCTATCTTATTCTGCAATGTACTAGCCATTACCCACTCTGCATCTCCTACAGGAAGCGTAAATGGTATATTTAATTGTGTAAAAACTGTTTGCATATCTTTCAATGATCCATTCTTCACGTAAGGCATAAGTGCGAGTACTGAGTCGGGCTTACATTGATCAGGAGATACGAAAACATTTCGGGCATACACTTCTTCTGCTATTCTTTTAAATACTCCACCCGGCATAAGCCCTCCCGAAGGAATACCTCTGGGTCGTCTGATACCGACAAAGCATGTATATAATGGTTTTTCAGCCGGAAAATATCCGCAAAACGAAACAAAGTGCCCATTGGCGTAATTACCTCCGCTTGCTATCTGAGCCGTTCCTGTTTTACCTGCAATCTGAAACGAAGAAGATGCCACCGCTTTACCTGTTCCCTCATTTACAACTCCTATCAACATTGATTTGATTTCTTCCAATGTTTTAGATGAACATAAAGACGGATTGATTATTTCTGTTTCGAACTCCTTCTCAACAGTTCCGTCTTTAATGAAAGCTTTGGTGATAAAAGGTTTTATCATCTTGCCTCCATTGGCGATACCGTTATAAAACATGAGGATATAAATAGGCGGAATTTGAGTCTCATATCCAAATGACATCCATGGAAGTGTAGTTCTCGACCAAGGGTTCGATTTATCATTCGGATGGCGAATAACCGCAGTTCCTTCTTTTCCGCTCAAAGGCACATCCCATTCTATTTTTTTTGTAATCCCGAGATCATACAAACGTTGTACATATTTTTCGGGGTTATTCTCATAGCCTTTCAATATTGTTTTTGCGACCACAATATTAGACGATATATACATACCTTCGGCTACTGTCAGGTCTCCTCTATCTTGTCCTTTTTGCCAGTAATGATCGCGAATCCAACTCTTTCCATATTGAAACAACCCATTTCCTACATGAAATTTATCCGTCGGAGTTACCACTCCATCTTCCAAAGCAATCATAATAGAAAGTGTTTTGAAAGTCGATCCCGGCTCATTCATATACGAAAATGCATTGGGGTTACCTTCTGCATAAACGCCTTCTGAGATTCTATCGAGATTCGAGATTGCTTTGATTTCACCCGTAGCAACTTCCATTATGATAGCCGTCCCTGACTCTGCATCTGTTTCCACCAGTTTAGAATACAATGCCCGTTCGGTTATATCCTGAATATCTACATCCAGCGTTGTTTTCACATCCCACCCGTCTTCGGCCGGAACTTCAACAATATCAATCCAACGACCTTGTACTTTCTGACGGCTCTTAACTCCCGGCTTACCTCTAAGTATCGAATCGTATTTCATCTCGATACCACTGGCTCCACCCTTTGCCATATCTTTATAGATAGACCCCACGGTACGTCCGGCAAGTCTTCCAAAAGGTTTTTCACGCATCGTTCTTTCCTCAACGATCAGCCCCGTTTTATTGGATCTCTGATTAAGGAATGGATAAGTACGTAATTCTTTCAGTTCTATATAGTTTACATCCCGCTTTATAATTCGAACATAACGACTTTTAAGTGTAATCTTCTTTTTAGAACCGCTTTCTTTATTTCGTTCTATTTCGGCAAGCTCCCTGCGACTTAACTCCCAGCCATTAAGGATAATATTTTTATATTGAGCTGCGGTTCTATCCGGAAATTTCTTAGATAAAGCAACAGACAAGTCACCTACATACTTCATCAGGGTATCTTTGCGTATACCCTCCGACATAAAATCCATATACACTCCATATAGAGGTTCACTCGTTGCCAACAAGCGACCATCGTCAGCATATATATTCCCCCGATTGGGCTTAATCTCTCGATCTTTCTTTACAGTTTCTTTTATACCTAAAGCCCGCCATTGTTCGCCTTCAACAAACATTATACGGATGATATAACCGAAGATAACAATAAAAACAATCAGAAACAGAATCACGATCAATCCATATCGATTGATTATCGTACTCTTTTTCTTCTTGATGTTATCCGCATCTTTTGACATGCTTCTACTTTAATATATATGGTTATCTTACTCTTGTTTCTTTATTTTATATGCAGGCACAGATGGTGTCTGTAAATCGAGCCCGTTTTTATCTATAAGCGTTTGCACCTGAGTCTGCCGGCTGACCCCTGTCAAGTCTGACGAAATAGTCAGCGATTCGTATTTGACATCCTTTAGCTCCTTTTTCAAAGACTCTATTTCTGCCATTTTAGATATGCAACTATAACGATTACTGATATAAAACACCATGATAATAAACACTACGAGCATAAAGCGGGTATTTTTCAGGAAGAAATCTTCCGTGAGAATAGTCCCACCTAATACGTGCATTATATTTTTCTTTATGTCTTTGATATTGACACGCATACTTCAAGTAATATTAAATATTCATTGCTATATTTCTAAATGTAACGACCTACCATTACTATATTTGCGAAAGCAATAAAGAGGCATGATCTTACTTTTTCTCAGCAATTCGCAACTTTGCACTCCGAGACCGCGGATTCGCATCCTGTTCTTCCAGAGATGGAGTTATTACCCTGTTATTTACCAATACAAAAGGAGTATTGATATTGCCATAAAAATCCTTATCCACCTCTCCTTCAAAATTTCCGGTTTTAAAGAAGTTCTTAACTAAACGATCTTCCAGCGAATGATATGTAATAACAGACAATCGTCCCCCCGAAACCAAAACCTCCAATGCCTGAGTCAACATATCTTTCAAAGTCTGCATCTCTTGATTTACTTCGATACGAAGAGCCTGAAAAGCCTGAGCCAACAC encodes:
- the ftsA gene encoding cell division protein FtsA — its product is MEQSGFIVGIDLGTSKIVGLLGRKNEQGVISILASESIPSDNCVKHGVVYNIDEAAGKIKKLVNLLENKSGRKIGKIYVSVAGKSLRAIEYTLTKDLIDESEVSFAVIDQMEQQARQNKPDFLTNYSVVAPEIFLDGHPEEDPIGKNATLVEGRYRLIVGRPNIKSNLIKCITDKNQLDIAGFIVGPVAAGAIVLDETDKQAGCALIDFGAGTTTLSIYKEGLLRYMAVIPFGGRTVSKDVKELGFIDTAAEAYKIKYGRVGKDKNKQNTSSNSEVDVKELNKVIQLRQEEIILNILNQIKESGYAGKLDAGIIIIGGASQLTGLPEFLEEKVQMPVKKGAAKRLYINNAADLLQNPAYAQCLGLLLFANENCEKVEAPKVDYINRPRPLDAQSGTYSESAERNQNASAHHEQPVVDNDEDEYEEEEPEYEERPKKTKKVKDKKSPGLFDFFGKIQNLGGTMFKDED
- a CDS encoding cell division protein FtsQ/DivIB; translated protein: MVKKILVIIGLCLLGGYLIFAAFFFERKPQDKICNQFEIVVNNEDTDRFIEIADLEKDIDAKGLNPYGKQLKEVNTLAIQEALLANKLIKSAEVFITSGGGIRAVIIERIPILRVIPSAGESYYIDKDGEKMPLSSHNTAYLPIATGEIKDELAKTDLYKFALFLCKDEFWNAQIEQIVVQPKDEVTLITRIGNQEVLMGKLDNVESKLDRLKKFYTQALPATGWNRYTKINLKYDKQVVGTKR
- the murC gene encoding UDP-N-acetylmuramate--L-alanine ligase; translated protein: MENIKSVYFLGIGGIGMSNLARYFLSKGKKVAGYDRTETLLTQTLVEEGASIHYDDNVNNIPADFTAKDSTLVVYTPALPAESDELQYFQKNNFDLKKRAEVLGLITKSSKALCCAGTHGKTTTSSMLAHILKGSHLDCNAFLGGILKNYSSNLMLSDTSELTVVEADEYDRSFHWLHPYMALITSVDPDHLDIYGTEAEYLKSFEKFTSLIQPGGALVMKHNINLSPQLAEGVRLYTYSIDRGDFHAENVKVGDGTIRFDFVTPKTTIRNIELGVPVRINVENGIGSMALAWLNGATDEELRRAMATFQGAKRRFDFLLKTENLVMIDDYAHHPDELSASISSVKELYPDKKVLGIFQPHLYSRTRDFVDQFARSLSLLDELILLDIYPAREKPIEGVTSEIIFEKVTCKKTLCKKEELLDLLQQKEDIEVLLTIGAGDIDRLLPAIKDILEARLY
- the murG gene encoding undecaprenyldiphospho-muramoylpentapeptide beta-N-acetylglucosaminyltransferase; its protein translation is MERQMRVIISGGGTGGHIFPAISIANAIKLRYPDAAILFVGAEDRMEMTRVPKAGYEIVGLPVAGFNRKDLFKNISVVKKLITSLFKANSVVKKFNPDIAIGVGGYASGPLLKVAARKGVPTLIQEQNSYAGVTNKLLAKKASKICVAYEGMEAFFPKEKIVLTGNPCRQDLLSEVSKEEAYRYFKLDPMKRTILVLGGSLGARTLNQSIMRNLSLLDDSAVQILWQCGERYQYDLTIELSNKPQAKDIYLHDFINRMDLAYRAADMVVSRAGASSISELSILGKPTVLIPSPNVAEDHQTKNAMALVEKNAAIMVKDADAPNELLKTALQIVKDDNILAMLAKNIKTMARPNASEHIVDEIEKLVNKGKQ
- a CDS encoding FtsW/RodA/SpoVE family cell cycle protein, whose protein sequence is MSVFDRIFKGDKTIWCIFIALCIISLLEVFSASSTIVYRQHNHWGPILRHAVFLLIGFGAVMFLQRVATRYFAALLLLLPVSWVLLVMTMFMGTDVNGAQRWLGVGAFTIQPSEFAKLALVGFVAFFLSKLKPENESFLFKILMGGILITCALIITENLSTACLLFGVCYLMMFIGQVSFKKLGMIALFGIGALVLLIGSLTLIPKSTVKDYLPDRFATWQARIDRHSAEQEDESNINSPGEYKITDDNYQVSHAKIAIANGEIIGLPGSGNERDFLPQAYSDFIFAIILEEMGLLGGLFTLLLYVALMIRAGVLASKCEKLFPRYLLLGAGLIITVQALANMAVAVNLIPVTGQPLPLISRGGTSTIITCIYFGIILACSNAKEDQHEDVDEDIANVEYE